A window of Actinomadura viridis genomic DNA:
TGGCCGACATCGCCCGCCACTCCCGGCACATGCTCACCCGCGTGGTCGGGCACCTGGTCGGTGAGGCGGGGATCCGGCAGCTCCTCGACATCGGCACCGGGCTGCCCACCGTGAACAACACCCACGAGGTGGCCCAGCGGCTGGCGCCCGAGTCCAGGATCGTCTACGTCGACAACGACCCGCTGGTGCTGGTGCACGCCCAGGCGCTGCTCACCAGCACGCCCGAAGGGGCCACGGACTACATCGAGGCCGACGTCAGGGACCCGGACGCCATCCTGGCCGAGGCCGCCAGGACCCTCGACCTCGACCGGCCGGTCGCGCTCATGCTCATGGGCATCCTGGGCCTGGTCGCCGACCACGAGGAGGCCCGGTCGATCGTGGCGCGGCTGATGGCCGCGCTGCCGTCCGGGAGCTACCTGGCGCTCTACGACGGCACCGACACCGACCCGGCGTACGTGGAGGCCCTCGCCCGCCACAACTCCGGCAGCGGCGCCGTCCCCTACACTCCCCGCAGCCCCGAGCGGATCGCCCGCTACTTCGACGGCCTGGAACTGCTGGAGCCCGGCGTCGTCCCCGTGACACAGTGGCGCCCGGAGGCCAACACCTGGGGCCGGGCGCCCGAAGTGGCCTGCGCGGGCGGGGTGGCCCGGAAGCGCTGACGCACGGCGAAGCCTCCCGGAGGCGCCGCCAGGAGGGGGACCCGATGGCCGATTGGGACACGACCTGCCGGCTGGCCGAACGGCTGCTGCCCGAGGTCGAGCGGAGCACGTCGTACCGCACGCCCGCGCTGAAGATTTGCGGCTCGCTGTTCGCGCGGCTCCGCGAGGACGAGGAGTCGATCGTCGTGTTCACCGACCCCATGGAGCGGGACGCGCTGATGCGGGAGGACGGGGCGACGTTCTTCACGACCCCGCACTACGAGAAGCATCCGATCGTGCTGGTGACCCTCGCCTCCGTGGACGACGACCAGCTCGGCGAACTGCTCGTGGAGTCCTGGCGGCGCCGCGCGCCCAAGCGGCTCGTGAAGGCGTTCGACGACGCCGCCGGCGGGAATCCGTGACCCGCGTCCCGCGACGCGGCGTTCCCTGTCAGGCGTGGTCGCCGAGCGCCCTGGCCATCCGCTCGTAGGTGGGGGCGAGTGTCCGGAGGGTCCCGGCCGCGACGGCGCGGTCACCGTTGACCAGCGGATGCTGCAACGCGCCGACCAGCCGCGCCTGGTGCTCGGCGATGCGGGCGGCCTCCCGCTCGCCGATCCGGGCGAGCAGGACCGAGGCGTCGGCCAGCCGGCGGGCGCCGACGCGGACCGCGAAGCGCACCAGATGCTCGTGCTGCCAGGGCCGGAGCCCCTCCTCGACGAGTTCGGCGAGGCGTTCGGCGGCCGCGGCGCCGCCCAGCGATCCGGACTCCTCGATGCTCTGGACGGCGAGCCGTCGTCTCGCCGCGACCAGCGAGGCGCGCAGCGCGCTGTGCGCCCCGCACCGGCGCACCCGCCGGAAATCTCCGCGCATGGTGTACGGCTCGGTGGGATAGCCGATCGAGTCCGCGCGCCAGGCGGTGAGGAAATCCTCGATCGGCAGGGTGGCGTACGGGTGCCCCTGAGGATCGTGGAACAGCACCGTCTCCTTTTCGACGCCGATGACCACGACGAAATGGTCCGCGCCGAAAGCGGTCCCCGATCCGGGCCGGTGGAGCAGCAGCCCCAGCTCGACCGGCCCCACCAGGAGCGGGGCGGCGGGAGCGGCGCGCCGCAGGCGGCCCGCGGCCTCGTCGGGGGTGCCGCCGCCGCTGCGCTCGCTGGTCCAGCCGAGGAGTTCGGTCGCCGCGTCGAGCCCGATGACCGGGTCCCAGCCCAGCGGATCGAAGAAAGGCGTGTGCCCGTGGTGCAGTTGCATCCCGAACGGGGAGCCCGTCAGCATTTCGAGCACGGCGGGTTCGGGTGCCCCGTCACCCATGACCATCGCCAGCGAATTCGCGTAGCAATAGGGGCCCGAGCCGATATAACGCACTGACATGAGCGTGAGTGTACAAAAAATTGGCGTGTTTTCTCATGCCGGTCGCGGCTTTGGAAAAAAGCGAATTCGAGGCCCGGGACGCTGCAGTGAGATCGGACGGCCTCCGGCGGGTTAGTCCGGGTGGGCGGGGAACGATGGTCGTATGCCTATCCTCGTGGGCACGTCGGGCTGGCAGTACGCGGACTGGCGCGGGGAGCTCTACCCCGAGGGGCTTCCCCAGCGCCTGTGGCTGGAGCGGTACGCCGAGTGCTTCCCCACGGTCGAGAGCAATGCGGCCTTCTACCGCCTGCCGAAGCGCGAGACGTTCGAGAACTGGCGGGACCGCACGCCGGACGGGTTCGTGATGGCGGTGAAGGCCAGCCGGTTCCTGACCCACATCAAGCGCCTCAAGGACCCGGCCGAGCCCGTGGAACGCCTCATGAACGCGGCGCGGGGCCTGGGGGGCAAGCTCGGCCCGATCCTGCTGCAACTGCCGCCGAACCTCCAGGCCGACCTGCCGCTCCTGGACGAATGCCTCGCCCGTTTCCCCTCCGATGTGCGGGTGGCCGTCGAACCCCGCCATTCCTCCTGGTGGAACGAGGACACCCGCGCGGTGCTGGAACGGCGCGGGGCGGCGCTGTGCTGGGCCGACCGCCTCGGCCGGCCGGTCACCCCGCTGTGGCGTACGGCCGGCTGGGGCTACATGCGGTTCCACGAGGGCGCCGCCGACCCCTGGCCGTACTACGGCGACCGGGCCCTGACGACCTGGGCGCGCCGCGTCACCGGGACCTGGAGCGGTGACGAGGACGTCCACGTCTACTTCAACAACGACCCCTGGGCCGCCGCCGTGCACAACGCGGTGCGGTTCGGGGAACGGGTCCGTGCCGTCACAGGCCAGCCCGTCGGCTAGGCTCCGTTTCGAAGTCCCGGCCCACGGCGCTCGCCTGGCGGCTCGCGCCCTGACCGGGCCTGTGCGAGCGCGGCATCGCTTCGCGATCTGCCAGGTGAGGCTCGCCTCCGGCATCGCCCCACCCGGCAGCCAACGCGCTCGCGCGGTGGCTGAGGCCCCTTCGAGACAGGCCCTAGGCGCCGGGCAGCCCGCCGGCTGGTCACCGGACGGCCCGCCGGCTGGTCAGCGGGCGGGACGCCGGCTGGTCAGCGGGCGGGACGCAGCCCGTCGAACACGATGGCCAGCGTCCGTTCCCGCAGGCCGGGGTCCCAGGCGGTGTGCAGGGCGGCCTGGCAGACGCCGATCAGGAGGGCGATCACCTCGGTGACCCGGACGTCGCGGCGCACCGTGCCCGCGTGCTGGGCGTTGGTGAGCAGGTCCTCGATCGACTCGCGCAGCATGCGGATCGGCTTGGCCACGGTGATCGCGATGCCCGCCTCGGCGAGCAGGTCGATCACCGTCTTGGTCCGGGCCGCGCGTTCGACCATGCCGGCGAAGAAGGTGAAGAACGCGGTGCCGGGATCGCCGCCCTCCGCCAGGGACGCGGTGTCCTCGGCCAGCCGGTCGGCGAGCCTGCCGATGATGGCCTGGAGCAGCGCCTCCTTGGTCGGGAAGTGCCGGAAGACGGTGCCGATCCCCACGCCGGCCCGGAGCGCGATCTCCTCGGTGGACGCGGCCGGTCCCTTGGCGGCGAAGACGGCCTCGGCGGCCTCCAGGATGCGGGCCCGGTTGCGCTGGGCGTCGGCGCGCAGTCCCTTGCCCGCGCGGGCGGGCTCGTACGAGGGCATCGGCGGTGCTCCCTGCGTCGATTGACATCCGGAGTGGCCACTCCGTACTCTGCGAACGGAGTATAGACTCCGGTTCCGGTCCGGTGGCGGCAGGGAGTGGCGAGATGTTCGAGAGGTTCACCGACCGCGCGCGGCGGGTTGTCGTCCTGGCTCAGGAAGAGGCCAGGATGCTCAACCACAACTACATCGGTACCGAGCACGTCCTCCTTGGTCTGATCCACGAGGGCGAGGGTGTGGCCGCGAAGGCGCTGGAGTCCCTGGGGATCAGCCTTGAGGCGGTGCGGCAGCAGGTCGAGGAGATCATCGGCCAGGGGCAGCAGGCGCCGTCGGGGCACATCCCCTTCACTCCGCGTGCCAAGAAGGTGCTGGAGCTGTCGCTGCGCGAGGCGTTGCAGCTGGGGCACAACTACATCGGTACCGAGCACATCCTTCTGGGGTTGATCCGGGAGGGTGAGGGTGTCGCGGCGCAGGTGCTGGTGAAGCTGGGCGCGGATCTGAACCGGGTCCGCCAGCAGGTGATCCAGTTGCTGCACGGGCACACCGAGAAGGACCCCGGCCCCACGGGCGAGCGGGCCGAGTCCGCCCCCTCGACGTCCCAGGTCCTCGACCAGTTCGGCCGCAACCTCACGCAGGCCGCCCGGGAGGGCAAGCTCGACCCGGTGATCGGCCGGGACAAGGAGATCGAGCGGGTCATGCAGGTGCTGTCCCGCCGTACCAAGAACAATCCGGTGCTGGTGGGCGAGCCCGGTGTGGGCAAGACCGCCGTGGTCGAGGGGCTGGCGCAGAAGATCGTCAAGGGTGAGGTGCCCGAGACGCTGACCGGGAAGCACCTGTACACCCTGGATCTCGGCGCCCTCGTGGCCGGTTCCCGCTACCGGGGCGATTTCGAGGAGCGGCTCCGCAAGGTTCTCAAGGAGATCCGCACCCGGGGCGACATCATCCTGTTCATCGACGAGCTGCACACGCTCGTCGGCGCGGGCGCGGCCGAGGGCGCGATCGACGCGGCCAGCATCCTCAAGCCGATGCTGGCGCGTGGTGAGCTGCAGACGATCGGTGCGACGACGCTGGACGAGTACCGCAAGCACCTGGAGAAGGACGCGGCGCTGGAGCGCCGGTTCCAGCCGATCCAGGTGGCCGAGCCGTCGCTGAGCCACACCATCGAGATCCTCAAGGGCCTGCGGGACCGGTACGAGGCGCACCACCGGGTGTCGATCACCGACAGTGCTCTGGTGGCGGCGGCGCAGCTGGCCGACCGGTACATCAGTGACCGGTTCCTGCCCGACAAGGCGATCGACCTGATCGACGAGGCGGGGTCGCGGATGCGGATCCGCCGGATGACGGCGCCGCCGGACCTGCGGGAGTACGACGAGAAGATCGCCGATGTGCGGCGTGAGAAGGAATCGGCGATCGACGCCCAGGACTTCGAGAAGGCCGCCGCGCTGCGCGACTCCGAGAAGCAGCTGCTGGCGCGGCGGGCGCAGCGGGAGAAGGAGTGGAAGGCCGGCGACATGGACGTCGTGGCGGAGGTGACCGAGGAGCTGATCGCCGAGGTCCTGGCCACCGCCACCGGCATTCCGGTCTTCAAGCTGACCGAGGAGGAGTCGGCCCGGCTGTTGCGCATGGAGGACGAGCTCCACAAGCGCGTCATCGGCCAGGCGGACGCGATCAAGGCGCTGTCGCGCTCCATCCGGCGCACGCGGGCGGGGCTCAAGGACCCGCGGCGGCCGGGAGGGTCGTTCATCTTCGCGGGGCCGTCGGGCGTGGGCAAGACCGAGCTGTCCAAGACGCTGGCGGAGTTCCTGTTCGGGGACGAGGACGCGCTGATCCAGCTGGACATGTCGGAGTTCATGGAGAAGCACACGGTCTCGCGGCTGTTCGGTTCCCCGCCCGGCTACGTCGGGTACGAGGAGGGCGGCCAGCTGACCGAGAAGGTGCGGCGCAAGCCGTTCTCGGTGGTGCTGTTCGACGAGATCGAGAAGGCGCACCCCGACATCTTCAACTCGCTGCTGCAGATCCTGGAGGACGGTCGGCTGACCGACGCCCAGGGCCGGGTGGTGGACTTCAAGAACACCGTGATCATCATGACGACGAACCTGGGGACGCGTGACATCTCCAAGGGGCAGTCGCTGGGGTTCACCCGGACCAACGACGAGCAGGGTTCCTACGACCGGATGAAGTCGAAGGTCAACGAGGAGCTCAAGCAGCACTTCCGGCCCGAGTTCCTCAACCGGGTGGACGACACGGTGGTGTTCCACCAGCTCACTCCGAAGGAGATCATCCAGATCGTGGATCTGATGATCGCCAAGGTGGACGAGCGGCTCAAGGACCGTGACATGGGGATCGAGCTGCGGCAGGAGGCCAAGGACCTGCTGGCCGAGCGCGGCTACGACCCGGTGCTGGGGGCCCGGCCGCTGCGCCGGACGATCCAGCGGGAGATCGAGGACCAGCTGTCGGAGAAGATCCTCTACAACGAGGTCACCTCCGGGCAGATCGTGATCGTCGGTGTCGAGGGCACCGGCGAGGAGGCCACGTTCACCTTCAAGGGTGTGCCGAAGCCCCCCACGGTCCCCGACACCCCGCCCGCGGCGGGGATCACCTCGCTCTGACCAACGCCCGCGCTGACCGGGGCGCGCTCTCGACGGGAGCGCGTCCCCGGCCGGGCACGCTCGTCGATCGGAAATGGTGGAATGACGGGACGGCAGGCGTTCTGGCTCGACGAGAGATTCGACCGGGAACGCGCGACTCTGGGCACCGGACTCTACGCCGAGCGGCTCTGGGCGAACCTCGGCGAGTTCGACGGGGCCTGGGGCGACATCGCGCCGGTGACGTTCTGCTGCGCGGCGTGGCGGGTGGCCACGCCGCCGTTCATGGAGCCGGGGTACGTGCGCTGGCACCGGCGGATCCTGGAGGCGTCCTGCGTCCGCAACACCTGGGACGGGTCGATGACCGCGCAGGTCACGCTGGTGTCGCCGCCGCCCGCGTCCCTCACCGGGTCCCGGGAGTGGTGGCGCGACCGCGGCTGGCAGGGGTGGCCGGAGGTCTTCGGCCAGTTCGTGGAGCCGGCCGAGCAGGACCTGGCCAAGGCCCCGCACCTGCGGGCGACGCTGCGGGTGGACGCGCCGGTGCCGCTCGACCGGCTCCCGGCCGCCCCCGAGGGGCCCGGTGACCTGGACGGGCCCGCGCGGCCGGGGGAGTTCGCCGAGACCGCGCACCGGGCCCTGGTCGTCATGGTGGCGGAGCTGAACGAGCTGCTCATGCCGATCATCGCCCAGCTGGAGGACGCCCGGTCCTGAGCCGGGATGCCGTTGGGCGCTGCGGCCGGGTCGTTGGTCGCAGTACGCGCGGGTAGGGGGTGACGCGGCGGCCGGTGAGCGGCATACATGGCGGGACGGAGGCGGCGCCGGCGTGCCGCCTCCCGGATCGGCCACCCCCCACGGAAAGGGATCCCCCGACATGAGCGACCCGCACACCTTCCGGCTGCCCGCGGTCGTGACGCCGTCCTGCGCCGGGCTCGGGCGGGAGCTGGTCCAGTCGCTGCGGACCGGCGGGATCCTCCATGTCCGGGTGGACGCCGTGCCCGCCCAGAAGATCGTCACCGCGATGACGGCGAGCCGGCGGTTCTTCTCGATGCCGCTGGCCTACAAGGCCCGCCACGTCAGCGACCTCAGCTTCAGCGGATACCTCGCCTCGCGCGACCCGTCCGCCGAGGGCGAGGACGACCACGCGGAGACCTTCACGGTCTGCAAGGACGTGCCGTACGGGGACGCCCGGGTCCGGCGCGGATGGCCCTGCCACGGGCCGGTGCCGTGGCCGGACCCGGAGTACCGGCTGGCGATGCGGGCGTTCATGGACGTGGCCGGCGGGGTGGGGGAGCGGGTGCTGCGGCTGGTGGCGCTCGGGCTCGGCTGGTCGGCCGACACGCTGACCCGGCTGACCGCGGACGGCTGGCACACGCTGCGGGTGGCGCGCTTCCCGGCACGGCCGGCGCGGGCCGCCGGCCCCGTGGGCGCCCACACCGACCACGGGCTGCTCACCGTGGTGGCCCAGAGCGGGCCCTGCGGGATGTACGTCCGGCCGCCGGTCCCGGGGGAGAAGCGCCCGCGCAACTGGGTGGAGGGCGAGAGCACGGCCGGCCTGTTCGAGGACGAGGAGCCGTGGCATCCGGTGCGCCACCGGCCCGACCTGCTGAGCGTGTTCCCCGGGGACCTCATGCAGCTGCTGACCGACGGGCGGCTGCCGGCCACCCCGCACAAGACCGCGCCGGCCGAGGACGAGCGGCACACCCTGGCCTACTCCCACGAACCCGGCTTCGAGACCAGCCTCACCCCGATCGGGGTGGACGGGGACCCGCTCCACTACGGCACCCACTTCACCGCCGTCTTCATGCGGCGCCACCCCGACCGCCCGGTGACCCGCCGCATCCTGGACGAGGGGCGCCTGGAGGTGCTGGAGCGGCTGCGGGCCGGGTACGGGCCGGCAAGCGGCATACCGGTGCGAATCCGGGCGTAGCGTTGCTCCATGGACGTGATCGTCGCCGTCGCCGCGACACTCCTGCTCACCTGGGTCCCGGCGCTGCTGTGGTGGTGGCGGCGCGGTCGCGGCGGCGGCGACCTGGGCGGGCCGGCGCGGCGGGCGACGTTCGAGACCCTGCACACCGCGTCCCGCGCCGCGCCCGCGCTGCGCGCCGGGCTGACCGAGCAGGGCGCTCAGAAGGCGGCGCCGCACCTGCGCGCCCTGCTCGGCCCGGCCGCGCTGGCGATCACCGACGGCGAGCGGCTGCTGGTCTGGGACGGCCCGCACGAGCACCACTCCGCCGCGGTCCTGGGGCACGCGCAGCGGACGCTGGGGAACGGGCGCACGCAGGTGCACGACGTCGGCTGCGACCGGCTCGACTGCCCGATCCGCCGGGCCGTGGTGGTGCCGCTCACCACCGACGACCGGGTCGTGGGGACCCTCTCGGTCTACGGCGAGGAGTTCCCCGCCGGGCTGATCCGCGCCGCCGAGGAGGTGGCGGGATGGATGGACGCCCAGCTGGAGCTGGCCGAGCTGGACCGGTCCCGGACGCTGCTGATGGAGGCCGAGATGCGGGCGCTGCGCGCGCAGATCTCGCCGCACTTCATCTACAACTCGCTCACCACCATCGCCTCGTTCGTGCGCAGCGACCCCGAGCAGGCCCGCGAGCTGCTGCTGGAGTTCGCCGACTTCACCCGCTACTCGTTCCGGCGCCACGGCGACTTCACCACGCTGGCCGAGGAGCTGCGGTCGATCGACCGGTACCTGCTGCTGCAGCGGGCCCGGTTCGGCGACCGGCTGCGGGTGCGGCTGCGGATCGCGCCCGAGGTGCTCCCGGTCGCGGTGCCGTTCCTGTGCCTGCAGCCGCTGGTGGAGAACGCCGTCCGGCACGGGCTGCAGGACCGGTCGGCGCCCGGGCTGATCACGATCGTGGCGGAGGACGCCGGGTCCGACTGCGCCATCAGCGTGGAGGACGACGGGATCGGGATGGACCCCGAGGGCGTGCGGCGCCTCCTCGCCGGCGAGCGGTCGCCGGAGGACGGCGGCGCCGAGCCCGCGTCCGAGACCGCTGCCGGGATCGGGCTGGCCAACGTCGACGCGCGGCTGCGCCAGGTGTACGGCGACGAGTACGGCCTGGCCGTGGAGACCGGCCCCGGCGCGGGCACGAAGGTGACGCTGCGCGTGCCCAAGTACCGTCCCGGGGTGACCGCCTCCTGAGGGCCGCGACAGGGCCGCGGGCCGGAACGGTTGACTTACGGCCGACCTTTGACTGGAATGTGGCCTACGACACAGAAGGGGCGATGGAGTGGGCCTGCGTGTCCTGGCGGTGGACGACGAGGCGCCCGCCCTGGACGATCTCGTGCATCTGCTGCGCGCCGACCCGCGCATCGGCGAGATCTGCACGGCCCGGGACGGCGCCGCCGCGCTCCGCAGGCTCGACCGTGCCCTGGCGGAGGGCCGGCCGATCGCCGCGGTCTTCCTCGACATCCGGATGCCGGGCCTGGACGGCACGGTGCTGGGCCGGGTGCTCGCGCAGTTCGCCCGCGCCCCGCACATCGTCTACGTCACGGCGTACGAGGAGCACGCCGTCGACGCGTTCGAGATCAAGGCGACCGACTACCTGCTCAAGCCGGTACGCCCGGAACGGCTGGCCGAGGCGATCAGGCGCGTCACCGAGCGCGCCCGGACCGGCGAGGACGCCGGGAGCGCCGAGGACGGCGCGGACGGCGGCGGCGCGCGGGCTCTGGACGCGCTGTCCGAACCCGAGCCGATGCCGGTCGAGCTGGGCGGCGTGACCCGCTTCGTCGCCCCGGCCGAGGTGCTGTACGTGGAGGCCCAGGGCGACTACGCCCGGCTGCACACCGCGGGGGCGAGCCACCTGGTGCGCATCCCCCTGGCCGCCCTGGAGGACCGCTGGCGCGGCGCCGGGTTCGTCCGGGTGCACCGCAGCCATCTGGTGGCGCTCTCGGCGATCGAGGAACTCCGGCTGGACTCGGGCCGCTGCACCATCCTGGTCGGCGGCGTGGAGCTGCCGGTCAGCCGCCGCCACGTCCGCGAGCTGCGCGACCTGCTCGTCCGCAAGGCGAGGCGGGCGTGACCGGCCCCGGCGACCGCGACCGGCCACCGGCGGCGCCCG
This region includes:
- a CDS encoding SAM-dependent methyltransferase — translated: MSTHPKIDDTVPHSARIWNHLLGGKDNYPVDRAAGDKIREVFPGMADIARHSRHMLTRVVGHLVGEAGIRQLLDIGTGLPTVNNTHEVAQRLAPESRIVYVDNDPLVLVHAQALLTSTPEGATDYIEADVRDPDAILAEAARTLDLDRPVALMLMGILGLVADHEEARSIVARLMAALPSGSYLALYDGTDTDPAYVEALARHNSGSGAVPYTPRSPERIARYFDGLELLEPGVVPVTQWRPEANTWGRAPEVACAGGVARKR
- a CDS encoding MmcQ/YjbR family DNA-binding protein; this translates as MADWDTTCRLAERLLPEVERSTSYRTPALKICGSLFARLREDEESIVVFTDPMERDALMREDGATFFTTPHYEKHPIVLVTLASVDDDQLGELLVESWRRRAPKRLVKAFDDAAGGNP
- a CDS encoding DUF72 domain-containing protein, whose translation is MPILVGTSGWQYADWRGELYPEGLPQRLWLERYAECFPTVESNAAFYRLPKRETFENWRDRTPDGFVMAVKASRFLTHIKRLKDPAEPVERLMNAARGLGGKLGPILLQLPPNLQADLPLLDECLARFPSDVRVAVEPRHSSWWNEDTRAVLERRGAALCWADRLGRPVTPLWRTAGWGYMRFHEGAADPWPYYGDRALTTWARRVTGTWSGDEDVHVYFNNDPWAAAVHNAVRFGERVRAVTGQPVG
- a CDS encoding TetR/AcrR family transcriptional regulator — translated: MPSYEPARAGKGLRADAQRNRARILEAAEAVFAAKGPAASTEEIALRAGVGIGTVFRHFPTKEALLQAIIGRLADRLAEDTASLAEGGDPGTAFFTFFAGMVERAARTKTVIDLLAEAGIAITVAKPIRMLRESIEDLLTNAQHAGTVRRDVRVTEVIALLIGVCQAALHTAWDPGLRERTLAIVFDGLRPAR
- a CDS encoding ATP-dependent Clp protease ATP-binding subunit, whose amino-acid sequence is MFERFTDRARRVVVLAQEEARMLNHNYIGTEHVLLGLIHEGEGVAAKALESLGISLEAVRQQVEEIIGQGQQAPSGHIPFTPRAKKVLELSLREALQLGHNYIGTEHILLGLIREGEGVAAQVLVKLGADLNRVRQQVIQLLHGHTEKDPGPTGERAESAPSTSQVLDQFGRNLTQAAREGKLDPVIGRDKEIERVMQVLSRRTKNNPVLVGEPGVGKTAVVEGLAQKIVKGEVPETLTGKHLYTLDLGALVAGSRYRGDFEERLRKVLKEIRTRGDIILFIDELHTLVGAGAAEGAIDAASILKPMLARGELQTIGATTLDEYRKHLEKDAALERRFQPIQVAEPSLSHTIEILKGLRDRYEAHHRVSITDSALVAAAQLADRYISDRFLPDKAIDLIDEAGSRMRIRRMTAPPDLREYDEKIADVRREKESAIDAQDFEKAAALRDSEKQLLARRAQREKEWKAGDMDVVAEVTEELIAEVLATATGIPVFKLTEEESARLLRMEDELHKRVIGQADAIKALSRSIRRTRAGLKDPRRPGGSFIFAGPSGVGKTELSKTLAEFLFGDEDALIQLDMSEFMEKHTVSRLFGSPPGYVGYEEGGQLTEKVRRKPFSVVLFDEIEKAHPDIFNSLLQILEDGRLTDAQGRVVDFKNTVIIMTTNLGTRDISKGQSLGFTRTNDEQGSYDRMKSKVNEELKQHFRPEFLNRVDDTVVFHQLTPKEIIQIVDLMIAKVDERLKDRDMGIELRQEAKDLLAERGYDPVLGARPLRRTIQREIEDQLSEKILYNEVTSGQIVIVGVEGTGEEATFTFKGVPKPPTVPDTPPAAGITSL
- a CDS encoding isopenicillin N synthase family oxygenase: MSDPHTFRLPAVVTPSCAGLGRELVQSLRTGGILHVRVDAVPAQKIVTAMTASRRFFSMPLAYKARHVSDLSFSGYLASRDPSAEGEDDHAETFTVCKDVPYGDARVRRGWPCHGPVPWPDPEYRLAMRAFMDVAGGVGERVLRLVALGLGWSADTLTRLTADGWHTLRVARFPARPARAAGPVGAHTDHGLLTVVAQSGPCGMYVRPPVPGEKRPRNWVEGESTAGLFEDEEPWHPVRHRPDLLSVFPGDLMQLLTDGRLPATPHKTAPAEDERHTLAYSHEPGFETSLTPIGVDGDPLHYGTHFTAVFMRRHPDRPVTRRILDEGRLEVLERLRAGYGPASGIPVRIRA
- a CDS encoding sensor histidine kinase, yielding MDVIVAVAATLLLTWVPALLWWWRRGRGGGDLGGPARRATFETLHTASRAAPALRAGLTEQGAQKAAPHLRALLGPAALAITDGERLLVWDGPHEHHSAAVLGHAQRTLGNGRTQVHDVGCDRLDCPIRRAVVVPLTTDDRVVGTLSVYGEEFPAGLIRAAEEVAGWMDAQLELAELDRSRTLLMEAEMRALRAQISPHFIYNSLTTIASFVRSDPEQARELLLEFADFTRYSFRRHGDFTTLAEELRSIDRYLLLQRARFGDRLRVRLRIAPEVLPVAVPFLCLQPLVENAVRHGLQDRSAPGLITIVAEDAGSDCAISVEDDGIGMDPEGVRRLLAGERSPEDGGAEPASETAAGIGLANVDARLRQVYGDEYGLAVETGPGAGTKVTLRVPKYRPGVTAS
- a CDS encoding LytR/AlgR family response regulator transcription factor codes for the protein MGLRVLAVDDEAPALDDLVHLLRADPRIGEICTARDGAAALRRLDRALAEGRPIAAVFLDIRMPGLDGTVLGRVLAQFARAPHIVYVTAYEEHAVDAFEIKATDYLLKPVRPERLAEAIRRVTERARTGEDAGSAEDGADGGGARALDALSEPEPMPVELGGVTRFVAPAEVLYVEAQGDYARLHTAGASHLVRIPLAALEDRWRGAGFVRVHRSHLVALSAIEELRLDSGRCTILVGGVELPVSRRHVRELRDLLVRKARRA